The following nucleotide sequence is from Nomascus leucogenys isolate Asia chromosome 13, Asia_NLE_v1, whole genome shotgun sequence.
gcatcaGTGTCCCAAGCTGAGTATCAGTTCAGATAATGCCCAATGGCAGTGACTGCCTTTGCCTAAGATACAGGACAGTATCTTCCCAAAGTGGATTCTGCAGAATGTTCGTAGctatcatctcaaaaaaaaaaacaacaaaaaacaatctgGGTCAAATACATGTTTGGAATACATTGTATGTGACAAagagtaagttttaaaaaataagatgaaattcaGTTCTGACCTTACTGATTCCCAATTCACAGATATATTTCCACACTTCATGTGATGAGGCAAATGAACTATTTCTTTGTATCATTGGGTTCTGTTTGCTTTCTCGTGCTGTTTCTGCCTATAAGGATTGAAACATAAGAAATGTAAGTAAGAATATTGGTGTGTTTTCTGAATACACTTTATACTGAGTCAAACCAACAGCAGAACATATTTAGTTTAGTAAAAATGCCCAATTTCAGGTTTTTAATTCCTATAAAATATGATAGATTAAAATCCTTTGTGAAAAACTTTTTACAAGAGGGTTTGCAGTGATGTTCCCTCAATCAGACCTTACCTTGGACTGTAGGAATTTAAAACACTGTTGGTTAAGCACCTCTACAAATTCAGATTCAAAATCCTGGTCACTGTACCAGGCTCCACCAGTCACAGACCGGTCTGGCTGCAGGTTATAGAGCATATACACCTTCTTTTTTGAGGCCTAGGAAAGAACATGCACAGTTCATGTGTTTATAAGAtaatttccaaaaacaaaaagaaaaacacctatATTTTGGAACAGTTTAAGATGTATAAAAttattgcaaagatagtacacaGAGCTCCTGTATACTCCATGCTGTTTCCCCTATTTTTAACATCTTGGATTAGTGTGGTACacttgtcacaattaatgaactaATATTGATAAATCATTACTAACTAAAtgccatactttattcagatttcattaGTCCTAATGTTCCTTTTCTGCTCCAGGATTCCATCCAGGACATCATACTACATTTAGTCATCTCTCTCAGGCTTCTTTTAGTTGTGACAATTTCTCAAACACCATATTTCTATCACTATGGACTCatgagtatttattttatactttgatttACATTCAAATACTTCATTGTTATTCCCACATTGGAAGCTTTGGAATGCTTTGGGCATTGGAAGCTTTTTACTTGGTTCCTGTATCCCTTTGATATGCTcccatcgtgtgtgtgtgtgtgtgtgtgtattttagcactttctttttttcttcttttggagacagggccttgctctgtcgcccaggctggcgtgcagtggtgcaatctcagttcactgcaacctctgcctcctgggttcacgtgattctcctgcctcagcctcccgagtagctgggactacaggcacacgccgccaccatgcccagctaatttttgtatttttagtagagatgggggtgtcagcatgttggccaggatggtctagatctcttgaccttgtgatcctcccgcctcggcctcccaaagtgctgggattacaggcatgagcccccccatgtccagctattttagcactttcttactttctagcACTACAAGATGTCaagagcattttcttttctttttttttttttttttttgagacggagtttcactgttgcccaggctggagtgcaatggcgcacaacctcagcttactgcaacctccacctcccaggttcaagcaattttcctgtctcagcctcccgaggaggtaggattacaggtgcccgtcaccatgcccagctaatttttttgtatttttagtagagatggggtttcaccacgttggccaagctggtctctaattcctgacctcaggtgatccaccctccttggcctcccaaagtgctgggattacaggcctgaaccaccatgcccagccatcaggagcattttctatatgtttattttattgcattatagTATTAGAAACCACGACTTGGGCATTAGATGTGTTCATTGCCATCGGGATGTCATCACTTCTAGGCCTTCTCAGTTGGCAGCACGAGATTTATGTGTGCGTATTAACTCttgtatatatatagctatactcaatatttctaaatataaccatctatattatttatattcaatTACATAAGAGTCCATACTGATGTTTTCAAGTCTAATCCATTACTACATGGATCATTCTAACTTCCCTTGTTTGTCTGTAACTGCTCACTTCAACACTGAGGAACCCAAATTTCACTGGGTTGTAAACATGAagaatttgggccaggcatgatggcttatgcctgtaatcccggcactttgggaggctgaggtgggcagatctttaagtctaggagttcaagacaggcctgggcaacacagtaaaaccctgtctctacaaaaatacaaaaattagctgagcatggtggcatgtgcctatagtcccagctacttggaaggctgtggtgggaggatggcttaagcccaggaggttgatgctgcagtgagctgtgattgtgccactgcactccagtctgggtgacagagccagaccatgtcttaaaaaaaaaatttttttttggctagaCTTTGTCCCTTTTTCCTAGGAAGTAACTTCTACATCTTTGGAATTTCCCAATAGGCCTTGTTATTCATGGTGAATCCCTTAGATCACACCTGGGTTTATGCTAACAAGGTGACTCCTGATAGGACTCTAAATAGTTTCAGGATAGGAGTTGTCCATGCTGAAAAGACCAACCACATGATTATGATTAGTGGGTTGCGGCTTTGGGCCATGTGACACCAGTCCAATCTCGGGAGGAGAGAGGAGCTGGAGATTGAATTCACTCACATGACCGAGGATTCAATCAATCATGCCTGTATAATGAAACCCTAATAAAAACTTTGGACAGCAAAGCTTGGGTGGGCTTCCAAATTTGGTTAATGCTTCTGTCATACAAAATAATTTCACCACCCTAGAAATATTTCTCATGCTTCACCTATTCAACTTTCCCTACCATCCCTGCCCTCACCCCTGATCTTTTTAGTCTgtctagttttgccttttccaggatgTCATATAGTTgtaatcatatagtatgtagcctttttggactggcttcttttacttagcaatatgcatttaagatttacTCATATCTTTTCatgatagcttatttctttttataactgaatACTATTctggtttgtttatccattcacttattgaAGGATaccttggttgcttccagtttttgattatgaataaagctgctgattatgaataaagctgctataaatattcatgtagttatgtggacataagttttcaaatcagttgGGTAAATACTTAAGAGCTTGACCTTTGGACGATGTGGTAAGACtctgtttagttttgtaaaaaactgCCCAGTTTTTTTTACAAAGggactgtaccattttgcattcttagCAATGTATGAGTGTTCGTCTTGGTCTGTATCTTGTCAGCATATGGTATTACCAATTTTtagattttagctattctaataggtgtgtagtggtatctcgctacactaaattttattttaatttgcagttctctaatgaaaaataatgtagagcatcttttcatatgcttatctgccatctgtatgtcttctttggtgaggttcagatcttttgctcatttttagttggattatttgttttctttgtgtgtgtgtgtgtgtgtgtgtgtgtgtgtgtgtgtgtttttgagatggagtttcgcttttgttgcccaggctggagtgcaatggtgcaatcttgctcactgcaacctctgcctcccgggttcaagcaattctcctgcctcagcctcccaagtagctgggattacagacatgtgccaccacgcctggataattttgtatttttagtagagacagggtttcaccatgttggtgaggctggtcttgaactcctgacctcaggtgatccacccgccttggcctcccaaagtgttgttttcttattgctgaattttaggagttctttgtatattttggagacaagtcctttatcaaatatgtgatttgcaaatatcttttagtgtgtaacttgtcttttcattctcttaacatgTCTTGCAAAGCAGaggttttcaaaaaattttgataaactccaacttattaacattttctttcatagaCTACTATTGGAGTTGTAGTCCAAGAATTCATTAACAAAGCCAAGGTCATGTagattttctatgttttcttcaaaaagttttatagttttgcactTTACACTGAGATCTAAGATTATTTTAACCCTTAAAAGGACACAGAAGTTcaccaatggatgaatgaacaaaaggTGATATAAatctatacaatggaattttCATTGGCAGTAAGAAGGAATGAAGTATAATATGGATCAatcttgaaaacatcatgttaaGTCAAAGTAGTCATacataaaagactacatattctattattccatttataggaactgtccagaatagacaaatctataatAAAcgcagaaaataaattattctttgttAGGGCCTGtggaaagagaggctgggaaacaAATACTAGTGGCCACATttgggggtaatgaaaatgttctaaaattaggacagcagtgatggttgcacaactcttgGATTATAGTAAAAATCAGTGACTGTAAATCCAAAGATTTTACACTTTAAAAGGCTGAATGAATTCTGTGGTATGAATGATGAATTATATTTCAGCAAAGCTGTTATTAAACAAAGATGTAGAAGGAAGACTGACAAAATGAGGCTACATGATAGGGATTTATTATATGATTTTTTCTAcctttgtatatatttgaaattatccattaaacaatgtggaagggaaatgctATTCTGATAAATAAAATCACTAATAAGCATCAAATTCTTATAAGTGATGTTATAATTCTTATAATTCttgttttattcaaaaataaaaacttgaagcAACATatgtaagtggatatttgaggAAAGGTCTACTCACTGCCACAGACCTAACAGctctgaaattataaaatttgaattataGCTTTAATTCTTATGAAATGTGTATTGAAGCAAACTTTATTCTAGGAGAATCTCAGTTCCTCTGATGTCTAAATTAGTGAGGTCAGGGGCAGATGTCCCCGAGGGAGCCAGCTCTggagcaggggtggggcaggATGAGGAGCAGGAAAAACACATGTGTACTAGAAGAGAAGCTCTACCAAGGCAGGGATCTTTCTACTACTTGTTCATTAATGTATCCCAAGCActcagaacagtgtctggcacacagcaaaCACTCTTTGTTGAATGAGAAAGCTAGTATGTCGGGATAAAGTAAATTATCTTACACACCACAAAATCTAGGAAAAATGTTCACAGTTCCAAAGATTCTTCACTGAAGACAGTAAAGTAGTTTTAGATTTTTGAGTGGGTGAGACACCAAGAACTAACTGTGTAGGGACAAGTCTAAGCAGTATCTCCAAACCAATCCAACATGAGCTAAATTGTTAAGTCTTTTATGACCAGCTGTTCTAAATCATGACATAACTTCAAGAATAAAAACTTGAAGCAACATatgtaagtggatatttgaggAAAGGACTACTCACTGCTACAGACTTAACAGCTTTGATAAGCTTTTTACTTTCCAGATTCTTCAGAATTTTGTTGATTTCTGTTAATGGCAAATTACTTTTATAGCGGATATCTCTGCTCCATATTCCTatgagaaagtaaagaaaaataagttgaacTATGGTTTTCATGGATTTTTAATGTTATTCCTCTAACTTGTATATTATTCCAAAGCTAGCAGTATAAAGCTAACAGTAAAAATGAAATGACTTAGAGGTAAGAACCTTGGCTAAAGTAGCAAAAGTATGCTAAACAATAAGTCTAATGCTTTGTAAGACTTAttataatgatttataatttCTAACTAGAAATTTCTTGGAATCCCAGTGtggcaaacttttaaaaaatttatggaaagggctgggcatggtggctcatgcctgtaatcccagcacttagggaggccgaggcaggtgggtcacctgaactcaggagtttgagaccagcctggccaacatggtaaaactctgtccctactgaaaatacaaaaataattagccaggcctggaagcgtgcacctgtagtcctagctacttgggaggctgaggcatgagactcgtttgaacccgggaggcggaggttgcactgagccaagatcgcaccattgcactccagcctgggcaatagagcaagactccacctcaaaaaaaagaaaagaaaattattaaaaggaCGTTTTTACAATGGAAGGAAAAATCACGGATGCAATGGCATTATATCATCTGTACCCTTATctctattttctgatattttcattttagattgtAAATGTGAAATACAAACTTAAATTTGGGTCAAGGTCAACTGCCATCCTCAAGTGGGACAAAAACACTCTTTAGATGAGTGTCTGCATGCATGTAATCCATTATTTATACAACATTGTATTTGTGAGATGGAAAAAGGAAGCCTAGAGTTCTTATGGCTGCTAAAAGCCCTGTGTGAGAAgcaatgatttctttttcaaagaaggaaataagTGTTATATATGGAAAGggaattatgtaaatattttgctttattttcttctcaatgtAATGGCATATAAGATaggaagattaaaaaattatgcaGAATGGCTTTCTCATAGgactatttttgaaaatgttaattttaataaatataagaattagtTATGTAATTTCAGATTACATCTCAATTTTTCCAGCTAATATCAATGACTCAAGTAGATCCCAAATTATTATAACTTAGGATTGCAATTTAGATACAGTTCTTCAAGGGGGTAAAAGAGGAACTATAGCTGCTGAGGGACATCCGTTAAGACACTGCTACACGACACTGGTTTTCCTTTTGGTCCTTGCAAAAACGAGAGGTGTTAGCATCCACGATTTATAGAtaagataaagaaactgaagctcacaaagtttaagtaacttgtccatggTCATATAGCTAGAAGGTacagattttgtttaaaaaaaacttaaattttatttattttgaatagatAATACATTCATGTGGCTCAGAATTCAGAAGTCTTTTTCCATCCCTGGCCACAGCCCTCTAGTTCTTGTCTCTTTCAAGGCAACAATGGCCTTACTCTTGGGTGTCCTTCAAGCACATGCATGTTATATTTGTATGTTCTATTCCCTTCCTCAATATACTCTGTCCACTGAGTTCTACCCTGGGAAGCTGAGATCTGGATTCCTATATCTAGTTCCAAAGGCaatgtttttttctgcttcatcTTTCACATGCTTACCTTTATGTCCTGCATCCTCTATGATTTGATATACTAGTTTTTCTTGGTTATCGTGGCaatgtttttttctgcttcatcTTTCACATGCTTACCTTTATTTCCTGCATCCTCTATGATTTGATATACTAGTTTTTCTTGGTTATCGGATCCCTTCATTTTACTGTAGTGGAATAAAGTAAAATTAGTAAGGTAAAGACTATAGAATAATCTAATAATCTACATCACTACTTAAACAAAATTAGCAGACAAGGTCACCGCAGTGACATATTTACCAAAAGAAAGGCTTAccttaaaaagaatgagacagaGCTGTGTGTACcaacatgaaaagatgtccaagatacagtaagtgaaaaaaacaagttGCAAAACAGAATGGATAGCATGAttccatttttgttaaaaaaaaaaaagagaaagattatatataaatatataatcatctatgtgtatttatatatagctAGAAGAAAGGCTATATACTAAATTATTAAGAGCCATTACCTCTGGGAAATGGAATATATCATAGGAGGCAGGGATGATACACAGGACAGGTTTATGTAATTCTGTATTAGCTTTATTCCCAACACATACTTTTgcaataataaacattttcttaaaattaaaaaaacaagtacTTACCCAGCATTCTGAGAGTCCTTTATTCTATATAAAAGGCCCGTATTGCTCCTTAAGAGATCCAACTGACCCTAGTTTTTAAGACAGTAGAAAACAGGAGTCAGTTATTTTGGAGATATGTTAAATCAAATGACAAATGTTGATGCATTCTTTAACattcttaatttttcaaaaccTGCTCTTTAAtctcaaaatttttcaaaatatcactaACAATTTCCTGTAGGCTAGATCTTGGCTTGGTTATATGATCAATGcataaagaagttttaaaaagcagcttAACAATGTATGTTCAAAATCAATATAAATccaaattacatatataaaataaataaaaatataatttatataaataaaaagttgaaataaagacTAAATAGGCATATTCTGTTgcacagtgaaaaataaaatttataaagttaatggctgggtgtggtggctcacacctgtaatctcagcactttgggaggccaaggcaggtggtccatttgaggtcaagagtttgagaccagcctggctaacatagcaaaaccctgtctctactaaaaatacaaaaattagtcaggtgcagtggcatgcgcctgtagtcccggctacatgggaggctgagctgagatcgcaccactgcactccagcctgggcgacagagcaagactccatcttgaaaagcaaaaaacaaaacaaaaaacaaaaaaagttaatagtGACATTTACTGAAGTCAGCCAATGAATAAAAGGACTAGAGTAGTATTGTTTTTATATAgcaaatcaaaagtaaaataaagtatgtCTGTCATGCTCCTGAATTTCCTTGGGTCCGAACTTAAGAGAACCCAGATAATTATACCACTAGGCTCTGGAAGTACTGGAAAGCCACAGTTGAGAGGGACGCTATtcccttgtttatttatttatctatttagagacagagtctcactctgtcacccaggctggtgtgccgtggcacaatctcggctcactgcaacctctgcctcccgggttcatgtg
It contains:
- the POLR3F gene encoding DNA-directed RNA polymerase III subunit RPC6 isoform X1, with amino-acid sequence MAEVKVKVQPPDADPVEIENRIIELCHQFPHGITDQVIQNEMPHIEAQQRAVAINRLLSMGQLDLLRSNTGLLYRIKDSQNAGKMKGSDNQEKLVYQIIEDAGNKGIWSRDIRYKSNLPLTEINKILKNLESKKLIKAVKSVAASKKKVYMLYNLQPDRSVTGGAWYSDQDFESEFVEVLNQQCFKFLQSKAETARESKQNPMIQRNSSFASSHEVWKYICELGISKVELSMEDIETILNTLIYDGKVEMTIIAAKEGTVGSVDGHMKLYRAVNPIIPPTGLVRAPCGLCPVFDDCHEGGEISPSNCIYMTEWLEF
- the POLR3F gene encoding DNA-directed RNA polymerase III subunit RPC6 isoform X2 yields the protein MAEVKVKVQPPDADPVEIENRIIELCHQFPHGITDQVIQNEMPHIEAQQRAVAINRLLSMGQLDLLRSNTGLLYRIKDSQNAGSVSFFLSKMKGSDNQEKLVYQIIEDAGNKGIWSRDIRYKSNLPLTEINKILKNLESKKLIKAVKSVAASKKKVYMLYNLQPDRSVTGGAWYSDQDFESEFVEVLNQQCFKFLQSKAETARESKQNPMIQRNSSFASSHEVWKYICELGISKVELSMEDIETILNTLIYDGKVEMTIIAAKEGTVGSVDGHMKLYRAVNPIIPPTGLVRAPCGLCPVFDDCHEGGEISPSNCIYMTEWLEF